In Thermomicrobiales bacterium, the DNA window ACCTCGCGTGCTATTCTCGACCGAACCCTTCCGCGTTTTTCAGGCGAGTCGCATGAACCGTCTTTGGATCGGCATCGACACGGGCGGTACCTTTACCGATGTCGTGTTGGCCGATATCGCAACCGGCGAATACCGGTATCACAAACTTCCCACAACGACCGACGATCCGGCCAAGGCGATCCTCCAGGGCATCGCGGAAGTCGTCGAACTGGCCGGGGCCGAGTGCAGCCAGGTCGAGTTCGTGGTACTGGGCACGACCCTCGCGACCAACGCGGTGCTAGAGGGCAAGACCGCCCGCACCGGCATGTTGACGACGACGGGATTTCGCGACGTACTCGAGCTCGCTCGGCAGCGTCGACCGCACTACTTCAATCTCGATATCCCCAAGCCGGTACCGCCGGCCTCGCGCGATGCCCGAATCGAGATCGACGAGCGCGTAGATTACGCCGGCAGCGTCGTGACCCCCTTGAACGAAGCGACAGTTGCGGGCCGCCGTGACGGCACTGCAAGGCCAAGCCATCGAAGCGGTCGCGGTGTGTTTCATGCACGCCTATGCGAATCCGGCGCACGAGAAGCGCGCGAGAGAGGTCCTGCAAGAGGCGA includes these proteins:
- a CDS encoding hydantoinase/oxoprolinase N-terminal domain-containing protein, whose amino-acid sequence is PRVLFSTEPFRVFQASRMNRLWIGIDTGGTFTDVVLADIATGEYRYHKLPTTTDDPAKAILQGIAEVVELAGAECSQVEFVVLGTTLATNAVLEGKTARTGMLTTTGFRDVLELARQRRPHYFNLDIPKPVPPASRDARIEIDERVDYAGSVVTPLNEATVAGRRDGTARPSHRSGRGVFHARLCESGAREARERGPARGDAGRLCLCLARGARRVSRVRTLRDHRREFEPYADHGPLSRTIRERCA